A genomic segment from Brevundimonas sp. SORGH_AS_0993 encodes:
- a CDS encoding flagellin, whose translation MTRVATFGNYQSALLDLMNAQSRAQQAQERIDSEKIATDMSGYGRTTESLTSLTSTQARLDGFISTGKTVASRLEAQDLALNRIYEGGTGAREAIANGLAAGRIDNLMTDLGLQYQTVVGGLNAEHQGAYLFAGSKGDTAPATAKTMSDLAAASSTAATFANDSLKQKSRIDENTTLETGFLANEVGGGLTEVFRNIQAFQNGAAVTVNGVTYTPTAAGTLKGQPDSNVTAFLKAQLDHLDKANAELTNLTAKNGLLQNHVEAALDAHEGQQTALQKMMQDKTGYDPARAITDLQLAQTAIQASAQIVNALKGSSLLDLLR comes from the coding sequence ATGACGCGCGTCGCCACCTTCGGAAACTATCAGTCCGCCCTGTTGGACCTGATGAACGCTCAGAGCCGCGCCCAGCAGGCGCAGGAGCGGATCGACAGCGAAAAGATCGCCACCGACATGTCGGGTTATGGCCGGACGACCGAATCCCTGACCAGCCTGACCTCGACCCAGGCGCGGCTGGACGGCTTCATCTCCACCGGCAAGACGGTCGCTTCGCGGCTGGAGGCCCAGGACCTGGCCTTGAATCGCATCTACGAGGGCGGGACCGGCGCGCGCGAGGCCATCGCCAACGGTCTGGCGGCGGGCCGCATCGACAATCTGATGACCGATCTCGGCCTGCAGTATCAGACCGTGGTAGGCGGGCTGAACGCCGAACATCAGGGCGCCTATCTGTTCGCGGGCAGCAAGGGCGACACGGCGCCCGCGACGGCCAAAACCATGTCGGACCTGGCGGCCGCATCGTCGACCGCCGCGACCTTCGCCAACGACAGCCTGAAGCAGAAGTCGCGCATCGACGAAAACACCACCCTGGAGACCGGCTTCCTCGCCAATGAGGTAGGGGGGGGGCTGACCGAGGTGTTCCGCAACATCCAGGCGTTCCAGAACGGTGCGGCCGTCACCGTCAACGGCGTGACCTATACGCCGACAGCGGCGGGGACTTTGAAAGGCCAGCCGGACTCCAATGTCACCGCCTTTCTGAAGGCGCAACTGGACCATCTCGACAAGGCGAACGCCGAACTGACCAACCTGACTGCGAAAAACGGCCTGCTGCAGAACCATGTGGAGGCGGCGCTAGACGCGCACGAGGGGCAGCAGACCGCCCTTCAGAAGATGATGCAGGACAAGACCGGCTACGATCCGGCGCGCGCCATCACCGATCTTCAGTTGGCGCAGACCGCCATCCAGGCTTCGGCCCAGATCGTAAACGCTCTGAAGGGCAGCTCCCTGCTCGACCTGTTACGCTAG
- the flgK gene encoding flagellar hook-associated protein FlgK, whose protein sequence is MSLNSIMNIGASGLQTAQAQLRVTSDNISNVNTVGYVRKIADQSAAVAGGYGAGVEISRVRLATDRFLQAASLSAGADAARHGVRSELYNAIQGQFGDPTSGSGFFAQVDKLFSAYASLAESPTSSAARQDTIYKTQSLFNQAASIGAQIQSVRQEADSRLAGAVETINPLLEQIDKLNKAISAGVATSQDVTAAQNAQQGLISQLSQYLDVKVEPRSNGGVVVRTGGGATLVGEGAATLSYQAAGTVDATTTFADIMVTEPNGTRWPLMDGVSSGQIKGLVELRDVDAPAAAARLGELTARLADELNRAHNANSSVPAPTVLSGRNTGQALETALAGFSGKTTITAVNSSGVVQASAAIVFSGSTMTVNGVAADPTTFLSVLNAQLGGAATASFSNGMLKLEGGNGNGVALADDATTPSDKGGRGFSHWFGLNDLVSSATPTFYETGLTLTSPHGFDAGESVTFRFSGESGSRLRDITVAVPAGTGTMGELLTALNDPVSGVGRYGAFSLDSAGKLNFKAFDPTTQTMSVVQDGTSQTPSGLSMSALFGLGATGSTRAGAYTVRSDIKQDPSKLALAQLNLSAAAGVSALSKNDGRGGLLLGDVGKRSVAFGAAGGNAGGTKTLSAYAADFAGDVGGKASAAKSRAESATALAQEADSRRTAAEGVNMDEELVNMTTFQQAYNASARLIQASKDMYDVLIGMMQ, encoded by the coding sequence ATGTCGCTGAACTCGATCATGAACATCGGCGCGTCGGGCCTGCAGACCGCCCAGGCTCAGTTGCGCGTCACCTCCGACAACATCTCCAACGTGAACACCGTCGGCTATGTGCGCAAGATCGCCGACCAGTCGGCGGCGGTCGCCGGAGGATATGGCGCGGGTGTCGAGATTTCGCGCGTTCGTCTGGCGACGGATCGTTTCCTGCAGGCCGCTAGCCTGAGCGCGGGCGCAGACGCGGCGCGCCATGGCGTGCGGTCCGAACTCTATAATGCGATTCAGGGTCAATTCGGCGATCCGACCAGCGGCAGCGGCTTTTTCGCCCAGGTGGACAAGCTGTTTTCCGCCTATGCGTCCTTGGCCGAAAGTCCGACGTCTTCGGCTGCGCGCCAGGATACGATCTACAAGACCCAGTCCCTGTTCAATCAGGCGGCCAGCATCGGGGCCCAGATTCAGTCGGTGCGCCAGGAGGCCGACAGCCGCCTGGCCGGCGCGGTCGAGACGATCAATCCGCTGCTTGAACAGATCGACAAGCTGAACAAGGCGATCTCGGCCGGCGTCGCCACAAGCCAGGACGTGACGGCCGCCCAGAACGCCCAACAGGGCCTGATCAGCCAGCTATCGCAATATCTGGACGTGAAGGTGGAGCCGCGCTCGAACGGCGGGGTGGTGGTGCGGACCGGCGGCGGCGCGACACTGGTGGGCGAAGGGGCCGCCACCCTGTCGTATCAGGCCGCCGGCACGGTGGACGCAACGACGACCTTCGCCGACATCATGGTGACGGAGCCCAACGGCACGCGGTGGCCGCTCATGGACGGGGTGTCCTCGGGCCAGATCAAGGGACTAGTCGAACTGCGCGATGTCGATGCGCCGGCCGCCGCCGCGCGCCTGGGCGAACTGACGGCGCGCCTGGCCGACGAGTTGAACCGCGCCCATAACGCCAACAGCAGCGTGCCCGCGCCCACCGTCCTGTCCGGCCGGAACACGGGGCAGGCGCTGGAAACGGCCTTGGCGGGATTTTCGGGCAAGACCACCATAACGGCGGTGAACAGTTCGGGCGTGGTCCAGGCGTCGGCCGCGATTGTCTTTTCGGGCTCGACCATGACGGTCAATGGCGTGGCGGCGGATCCGACCACCTTCCTCAGTGTCCTGAACGCCCAGTTGGGCGGCGCCGCCACGGCCAGCTTCTCCAACGGGATGTTGAAGCTGGAAGGCGGAAACGGAAACGGCGTCGCGCTCGCCGACGACGCAACGACTCCCAGCGACAAGGGCGGACGCGGTTTCTCGCATTGGTTTGGGCTGAACGACCTGGTCAGCAGCGCGACACCGACCTTCTACGAGACGGGGCTGACCCTGACTTCGCCGCACGGGTTTGATGCGGGCGAAAGCGTGACCTTCCGCTTCTCGGGTGAGTCGGGCTCGCGCCTGCGCGACATCACCGTGGCGGTTCCCGCCGGCACAGGCACGATGGGTGAGTTGCTGACCGCGCTGAACGACCCGGTATCGGGCGTGGGCCGTTACGGAGCCTTCAGCCTGGACAGCGCGGGCAAGCTGAATTTCAAGGCATTCGATCCGACGACCCAGACCATGAGCGTCGTTCAGGACGGTACGAGCCAGACGCCTTCCGGCCTGTCCATGTCGGCGCTGTTCGGCCTGGGGGCGACGGGCTCGACCCGCGCAGGCGCCTATACGGTTCGCAGCGACATTAAGCAGGATCCCAGCAAGCTGGCCCTGGCGCAGTTGAACCTGTCGGCGGCCGCCGGCGTCTCGGCGCTGAGCAAGAACGACGGGCGCGGCGGCCTGCTGCTGGGCGATGTCGGAAAACGCAGCGTCGCCTTCGGCGCGGCGGGCGGCAATGCGGGCGGGACCAAGACCCTGTCGGCCTATGCGGCGGACTTCGCCGGCGATGTCGGCGGCAAGGCTTCGGCCGCCAAGAGCCGCGCCGAATCCGCCACCGCCCTGGCTCAGGAGGCCGACAGCCGCAGAACGGCCGCCGAAGGGGTCAATATGGACGAGGAACTGGTCAACATGACCACCTTCCAGCAGGCCTATAACGCCTCGGCCCGCCTGATCCAGGCGAGCAAGGACATGTACGACGTTCTGATCGGAATGATGCAATGA
- a CDS encoding flagellar hook assembly protein FlgD, which produces MVAAVSTDNATTRINNGGAMLSSNFETFLTLLTTQMKNQDPLSPLNSNEFTAQLTQMAGVEQQLLTNDLLTSLLKAQSAGGLDNASNYIGKNVTAAWSAAKLTDGKASWSYELGGDAAKATLQVLDSKGAVVWEGAAPNTASGIHQFNWDGKTSAGDTAADGGVYTLKISAADSKGAKVDAQTLTQGRVTGVEMYDGAPYLVVGNSVLPLSTVISLNEIKSQANSTNSSENPNASTEQAAA; this is translated from the coding sequence ATGGTCGCCGCCGTAAGCACCGACAACGCCACAACCCGCATCAACAACGGCGGCGCCATGCTGTCCTCGAACTTCGAGACCTTCCTAACGCTGCTGACGACGCAGATGAAGAACCAGGACCCGTTGTCTCCCCTGAATTCGAACGAGTTCACGGCCCAGTTGACCCAGATGGCCGGGGTCGAGCAGCAATTGCTGACCAACGACCTCCTGACCAGCCTGCTGAAAGCCCAGTCGGCCGGCGGCCTGGACAACGCCTCCAACTATATCGGCAAGAATGTCACCGCCGCCTGGAGCGCCGCCAAGCTGACCGACGGCAAGGCTTCATGGTCCTATGAATTGGGCGGCGACGCCGCCAAGGCCACCCTTCAGGTCCTCGACAGCAAGGGCGCCGTGGTCTGGGAGGGCGCCGCGCCGAATACGGCATCGGGCATTCACCAGTTCAACTGGGACGGCAAGACCAGCGCCGGCGACACGGCCGCGGACGGCGGCGTCTATACGCTGAAGATTTCGGCCGCCGACTCCAAGGGGGCCAAGGTCGACGCCCAGACGCTGACCCAGGGCCGCGTCACCGGCGTCGAGATGTACGACGGCGCGCCCTATCTGGTCGTTGGGAACAGCGTCCTTCCGCTTTCGACGGTCATCTCGCTGAACGAGATCAAGTCGCAGGCGAACTCCACCAACAGTTCGGAGAATCCGAACGCCTCCACCGAGCAGGCGGCCGCATGA
- a CDS encoding flagellar hook-length control protein FliK, with protein MSASSALSALVAPVSTGTPSAAPDSQADVTAFSARMAKALISDRYDAAPARLPPPPAVRQKPESQPLEAASPNPAMGPALDQTKPEPPAERSDVADRPPSQEARPVDDKDVEATPQAQQTQTATTQNPTLAKTSSSDGDTDIQRAPISPAASIAANDTDAQVEGQAQIQTAAKVASEAMAEALKAVGAPLDQVQVSGALAAVRPAQVVAAETAAALAGIEDAEAPAKPTQEAPADAASPQTATGAGRTLHPDRSAHPIPAIAPEAANDAVSRTDAPTLADAQAAATPSANPAAPAATADGPALPTAAAQPDAAPTVHAATTEVAHQTAATGRDLSLSTLSHATVETTAHLAAQIARRLEGRSTRFDMVLTPEDLGRVDVSLEIGSDGQLAARLAFDNPAAAAELRGRADELRRQLQDAGFQVAGDALDFSQRDPSAGGGGFARQQQRAALFDGGARLASEADAVSLPAPGAWTTLSQTPDRVDLKV; from the coding sequence ATGTCCGCCTCGTCCGCCCTGTCCGCCCTTGTCGCTCCGGTCTCGACCGGAACGCCGTCGGCTGCGCCGGATAGCCAGGCGGACGTCACGGCCTTCTCGGCCCGGATGGCCAAGGCCCTGATCTCCGATCGTTACGACGCGGCGCCGGCCAGGCTGCCGCCACCCCCGGCGGTGCGGCAAAAACCGGAAAGCCAGCCCCTCGAAGCCGCCTCGCCGAACCCTGCAATGGGCCCCGCGCTGGACCAGACCAAGCCCGAACCGCCCGCCGAACGCTCCGACGTCGCCGACCGACCGCCTTCGCAGGAGGCCAGGCCGGTCGACGACAAGGATGTGGAAGCCACGCCTCAGGCCCAGCAAACCCAGACGGCGACTACGCAGAACCCGACCCTCGCCAAGACCTCGTCCTCCGATGGCGACACGGACATCCAGCGCGCGCCAATCTCCCCGGCGGCGTCCATCGCCGCGAACGACACCGACGCCCAGGTCGAGGGCCAAGCCCAAATACAGACGGCCGCCAAAGTGGCTTCCGAGGCGATGGCCGAGGCGCTGAAGGCCGTCGGCGCGCCACTGGATCAGGTCCAGGTGTCCGGCGCCCTGGCCGCCGTTCGTCCCGCACAGGTCGTCGCGGCCGAAACCGCCGCCGCCCTGGCCGGGATAGAGGACGCCGAGGCCCCCGCCAAACCGACCCAGGAAGCCCCGGCGGACGCGGCCTCGCCGCAGACGGCAACCGGAGCCGGCCGCACCTTGCATCCCGACCGGAGCGCGCATCCCATCCCGGCGATCGCCCCGGAAGCCGCCAACGATGCGGTTTCGCGGACGGACGCCCCGACTCTGGCGGACGCCCAGGCCGCCGCCACGCCTTCGGCGAACCCCGCCGCGCCTGCCGCGACCGCAGACGGCCCTGCCCTGCCGACCGCCGCTGCTCAACCCGACGCGGCGCCCACCGTTCACGCCGCGACGACCGAGGTCGCACATCAGACCGCGGCGACGGGCCGCGACCTGAGCCTGTCGACGCTGTCCCACGCCACGGTGGAGACGACCGCGCATTTGGCCGCCCAGATCGCCCGCCGACTAGAAGGCCGCTCGACCCGGTTCGACATGGTGCTGACGCCCGAGGATCTGGGCCGCGTCGATGTCAGTCTGGAGATCGGATCGGACGGACAACTGGCGGCGCGCCTGGCCTTCGACAACCCCGCCGCCGCTGCCGAACTGCGGGGACGCGCCGACGAACTGCGTCGCCAGTTGCAGGACGCCGGCTTCCAGGTGGCCGGTGACGCCCTCGATTTCAGTCAGCGCGATCCATCGGCCGGCGGCGGAGGCTTTGCGCGCCAGCAGCAACGCGCCGCCCTGTTCGACGGGGGGGCGCGCCTGGCGTCCGAGGCGGACGCTGTTTCCCTTCCGGCGCCCGGCGCCTGGACCACCCTTTCCCAGACGCCTGACCGCGTCGATCTGAAGGTCTGA
- a CDS encoding MlaD family protein, which produces MERDAHYAAVGIATVALLAALAVFTIWLARLQFNSDYDLYDIVFYGPVNGLSEGGEVHFNGIRVGEVTDLHIDTKRGDQVIARVRVDATTPVRVTSRAQLEPQGITGLNYIQITAGSPNSALLKEQYPDNVVPVLQSQPSPIAELLSGSGTVLAQTVDALNRINRVMSDDNIRSFSTSVKNVEALTTELEARKAIFQQLEEAVINANAAVKEYQGLAVDTRQIINTDGREAIANINQATAEARTAIASANRSITGLERPLGDFATSSLPQLSGTIEELQDATRSLQALIDQVRSSPRDFIARPQSKELEVQP; this is translated from the coding sequence ATGGAAAGAGACGCACATTACGCCGCGGTCGGCATCGCCACCGTCGCCCTGCTGGCGGCCCTGGCGGTGTTCACCATCTGGCTGGCCCGGCTGCAGTTCAACAGCGACTATGACCTGTACGACATCGTCTTCTACGGGCCGGTCAACGGTCTGTCGGAGGGCGGCGAGGTGCATTTCAACGGCATCCGCGTAGGCGAGGTGACGGACCTTCACATCGACACCAAGCGCGGCGACCAGGTTATCGCCCGGGTGCGGGTGGACGCCACCACGCCGGTGCGCGTGACCTCGCGCGCCCAGTTGGAGCCGCAGGGCATCACGGGCCTGAACTACATCCAGATCACCGCCGGTTCGCCCAATAGCGCCCTGTTGAAGGAGCAGTATCCCGACAATGTCGTGCCGGTGCTGCAAAGCCAGCCGTCCCCCATCGCCGAACTGTTAAGCGGATCGGGCACGGTGCTGGCCCAGACGGTGGACGCCCTGAACCGCATCAACCGCGTCATGTCGGACGACAACATCCGCAGCTTCTCGACCAGCGTGAAGAACGTCGAGGCCCTGACGACCGAACTGGAGGCCCGCAAGGCCATCTTCCAGCAGTTGGAAGAGGCCGTCATCAACGCCAATGCGGCGGTCAAGGAATACCAGGGCCTGGCGGTCGACACGCGCCAGATCATCAACACCGACGGCCGCGAGGCCATCGCCAACATCAACCAGGCCACGGCGGAGGCCCGCACGGCCATCGCCTCGGCCAACCGTTCGATCACCGGGCTGGAACGGCCGCTGGGCGACTTCGCCACCTCCAGCCTGCCGCAACTGAGCGGCACGATCGAGGAACTACAGGACGCGACCCGCTCGCTGCAGGCGCTGATCGACCAGGTCCGCAGCAGCCCGCGCGACTTCATCGCCCGTCCCCAATCCAAAGAGCTGGAGGTGCAACCGTGA
- a CDS encoding ABC transporter permease translates to MSQAEYEILDGGDGVAKLRLTGDWTTTALGRVPRDLGRDLDGRSISALDTEALGRFDTAGALALVKASNKPLPKGVWTARPEAGRIYRMIEVLERKSAPAPRRPDAFTRTFAKVGRGVYDFWSEAILSLAFLGRLMAAVVEAAKHPGAIRWPAWFSQAERAGLDAIPIVMITNFFIGAVVAFIGVDLLTDFGAQVFAVQLIGVAMFREFAVVIAAVLLAGRSSSAFAAEIGSMRMNQEVDAMQVMGVNPFQALVVPRLASLVLMLPLLTFLGMIGGLLGGLVVCWSSLNLGPAFFFQRLVEDGSMAQHMMVGLVKAPVFALVIAAIGCRQGMAVAGDVESLGRRVTAAVVQAIFAIILLDAVFALIFLELNI, encoded by the coding sequence ATGAGCCAGGCCGAATACGAAATTCTGGACGGCGGCGACGGCGTGGCCAAGCTGCGGCTGACCGGCGATTGGACCACCACGGCTCTGGGTCGGGTGCCGCGCGATCTTGGCCGCGATCTGGACGGTCGCTCCATTTCAGCCCTGGACACCGAAGCCTTGGGCCGCTTCGACACGGCCGGCGCTCTGGCCCTGGTCAAGGCGTCCAACAAGCCCTTGCCCAAAGGCGTCTGGACCGCGCGTCCCGAGGCCGGCCGCATCTATCGCATGATCGAGGTGCTGGAGCGCAAGAGCGCGCCGGCGCCGAGACGCCCCGACGCCTTCACCCGCACCTTCGCCAAGGTCGGACGCGGGGTCTATGACTTCTGGAGCGAGGCGATCCTGTCGCTGGCCTTTCTGGGGCGTCTGATGGCGGCCGTGGTCGAGGCGGCCAAGCACCCCGGCGCGATCCGCTGGCCCGCCTGGTTTAGTCAGGCCGAGCGTGCCGGGCTGGACGCCATCCCGATCGTCATGATCACCAACTTCTTCATCGGCGCGGTGGTGGCCTTCATCGGGGTGGACCTGCTGACGGACTTCGGCGCCCAGGTCTTCGCCGTCCAGTTGATCGGCGTGGCCATGTTTCGGGAGTTCGCCGTGGTCATCGCCGCTGTCCTGCTGGCCGGTCGATCCTCTTCCGCCTTCGCCGCCGAGATCGGCTCGATGAGGATGAACCAGGAAGTGGACGCGATGCAGGTTATGGGGGTCAACCCGTTCCAGGCCCTGGTGGTGCCGCGCCTGGCGTCCCTTGTGCTGATGCTGCCGTTGCTGACCTTCCTGGGCATGATCGGCGGCCTTCTGGGCGGCCTGGTGGTCTGCTGGTCGTCGTTGAACCTGGGGCCGGCCTTCTTCTTCCAGCGGCTGGTCGAGGACGGCAGCATGGCCCAGCACATGATGGTCGGTCTGGTGAAGGCGCCGGTCTTTGCGCTGGTCATCGCCGCCATCGGTTGCCGTCAAGGCATGGCTGTGGCCGGCGACGTCGAGAGCCTGGGGCGTCGGGTGACGGCGGCGGTGGTTCAGGCGATCTTCGCCATCATCCTGCTGGACGCCGTGTTCGCCCTGATCTTCCTAGAGCTGAACATATGA
- a CDS encoding ABC transporter ATP-binding protein yields the protein MVEVRGLLSQFGDRVIHENLDLDLLRGEVLGVVGGSGAGKTVMLNTIIGLKQPEGGTVKVLGYDRANLTDAEAADIERRTGVLFQQGALFSSLSVLENVASPLVEHTKLPKSTIYELAELKIAMVGLKPEHHYLKPAELSGGMKKRAGLARALALDPELIFLDEPTAGLDPIGAAAFDDLIRKLSDDLGLTVFMITHDLDTLYAICDKVAVLADKRMVAKATVQELERSDHPWIKEYFLGPRGRAANRTTA from the coding sequence ATGGTCGAGGTGCGCGGTCTGCTGAGCCAGTTCGGCGACCGGGTGATCCACGAGAACCTGGACCTTGACCTGTTGCGAGGCGAGGTTCTTGGCGTCGTCGGGGGGTCGGGCGCGGGCAAGACCGTCATGCTGAACACCATCATCGGCCTGAAGCAGCCCGAGGGCGGCACGGTGAAGGTGCTGGGCTACGACCGCGCCAACCTGACCGACGCCGAGGCCGCCGACATCGAACGACGGACGGGCGTTCTGTTCCAGCAGGGGGCGTTGTTCTCGTCCCTCAGCGTGCTGGAGAACGTGGCGTCGCCCCTGGTCGAACACACCAAACTGCCGAAATCGACCATCTACGAGCTGGCCGAGCTGAAGATCGCCATGGTGGGGCTGAAGCCCGAACACCATTATCTGAAGCCCGCCGAGCTGTCGGGCGGCATGAAGAAGCGCGCCGGCCTGGCCCGCGCCCTGGCCCTGGACCCCGAACTGATCTTTCTGGACGAGCCGACGGCGGGCCTGGACCCCATCGGCGCCGCCGCCTTCGACGATCTGATCCGCAAGCTGTCGGACGACCTGGGCCTGACGGTGTTCATGATCACCCACGACCTCGATACGCTGTACGCCATCTGCGACAAGGTGGCGGTGCTGGCGGACAAACGGATGGTGGCCAAGGCCACGGTTCAGGAACTGGAGCGTTCCGACCATCCGTGGATCAAGGAATACTTCCTGGGGCCGCGCGGCCGCGCGGCCAACAGGACCACGGCCTGA
- the flgE gene encoding flagellar hook protein FlgE, whose translation MSLNSAMMAGVSGLAANSAAMAAISQNIANVNTVGYKRTSAEFQTLVNGQTQTGGSYSAGGVSANTRTFVSQTGLLQRTTEGTDLAINGQGFFVTTTQPEGAAATDTRMFTRAGSFRVDKLGYLKNSAGLYLQGWPVDANGEISTDPSDLSRLRSINIGSVGGTAEPTTRVQINANLNSTQKVSSAAGAQSYTGVQDSASASHDISVGYKRTGTNTYDVTLKSGITTITGVATYDASGALTSFAPSGGTNGSATATTSQITITPTNSSGPGTPFTLNLSQIGLATDGVAKTKYDPTTNSMAMYTADANNPAGVKPDFKMNIPVSDSKGGQRNLEVRFLKSDQPNQWYAEIVSVPASDVVTGAPYSNGQVKTGLVAFTSSGRLDVETMKSWSAGKGLFDDPSNASLSFLQSDPTTTIDPANAADNGKVKWADGLGIAAQTVNLDLNTSAGGLSQLNSTSVVQSTITNGTAFGNLSEIRIDDSGYVSAIFDNGVTRRIAQVAVATFPSPDSLKEVSGNAYVVSNQSGTFNLKAAGTGGAGPIAAKQLEASTVDISAEFTGMITTQRAYSASSKIITTADEMLAELINIKR comes from the coding sequence ATGAGCCTCAACAGCGCCATGATGGCCGGCGTCTCGGGCCTGGCCGCCAATTCCGCCGCGATGGCCGCGATCTCGCAGAACATCGCCAACGTCAATACCGTCGGCTACAAGCGGACTTCGGCCGAGTTCCAGACCCTGGTCAACGGCCAGACCCAGACGGGCGGCAGCTATTCCGCCGGCGGCGTCTCGGCCAACACCCGCACCTTCGTCAGCCAGACCGGACTGCTGCAGCGCACGACCGAGGGCACCGACCTGGCCATCAACGGCCAAGGCTTCTTCGTCACCACGACCCAGCCGGAAGGGGCGGCGGCGACGGACACGCGCATGTTCACCCGCGCCGGCTCCTTCCGCGTCGACAAGCTGGGCTATCTGAAGAACAGTGCGGGCCTGTATCTGCAGGGCTGGCCGGTGGACGCCAACGGCGAGATTTCCACAGACCCGTCGGACCTGTCGCGCCTGCGTTCGATCAATATCGGCTCGGTGGGCGGCACGGCCGAGCCGACCACCCGCGTCCAGATCAACGCCAACCTGAACTCCACCCAGAAGGTGTCCAGCGCCGCTGGCGCCCAGTCCTACACGGGCGTTCAGGACAGCGCCTCCGCCTCGCATGACATCAGCGTGGGCTATAAGCGGACCGGCACGAACACCTACGACGTCACCCTCAAAAGCGGGATCACCACGATCACCGGCGTGGCGACTTACGACGCGAGCGGCGCCCTGACCAGCTTCGCGCCCAGCGGCGGGACCAATGGCTCGGCGACGGCCACCACCTCGCAGATCACGATAACCCCCACCAACTCCAGCGGGCCGGGAACGCCGTTCACGCTGAACCTGTCTCAGATCGGCCTGGCCACCGACGGCGTGGCCAAGACCAAGTACGATCCGACGACCAATTCCATGGCGATGTACACCGCCGACGCCAACAATCCGGCCGGGGTCAAGCCGGACTTCAAGATGAACATCCCGGTGTCGGACTCCAAGGGCGGCCAGCGCAATCTGGAAGTTCGCTTCCTGAAGAGCGACCAGCCGAACCAATGGTACGCGGAAATCGTCTCTGTTCCGGCCAGCGACGTCGTCACCGGCGCGCCCTACTCCAACGGCCAGGTGAAGACCGGCCTGGTCGCCTTCACCTCCTCCGGCCGGCTGGACGTCGAGACGATGAAGTCCTGGTCTGCCGGCAAGGGCCTGTTCGACGACCCGTCGAACGCCAGCCTGTCGTTCCTGCAATCCGACCCGACCACCACCATCGACCCCGCCAACGCTGCCGACAACGGCAAGGTGAAGTGGGCTGACGGCCTGGGCATCGCCGCCCAGACAGTCAACCTGGACCTGAACACCTCGGCCGGCGGCCTCAGCCAGTTGAACAGCACCTCGGTGGTCCAGTCGACCATCACCAACGGCACCGCCTTCGGCAATCTGAGCGAAATCCGCATCGACGACAGCGGCTATGTATCGGCCATCTTCGACAACGGCGTGACCCGCCGCATCGCCCAGGTCGCGGTCGCCACCTTCCCCAGTCCCGACAGCCTGAAGGAAGTGTCCGGCAATGCCTATGTGGTCAGCAACCAGTCCGGCACCTTCAATCTGAAGGCGGCGGGAACGGGCGGCGCGGGCCCTATCGCAGCCAAGCAACTGGAAGCCTCGACCGTGGACATCTCGGCCGAGTTCACCGGCATGATCACCACTCAGAGGGCCTATTCCGCGTCGTCCAAGATCATCACCACCGCCGACGAAATGCTGGCGGAACTCATCAACATCAAACGCTGA